The Nitrososphaerota archaeon genome includes a window with the following:
- a CDS encoding 3-isopropylmalate dehydratase small subunit, with protein MAGRAWKFGDNITTDHIAPGRYFHLRSNLEELAKHVLEDARPEFPLNVKKGDFVVAGVNFGSGSSREHAPTIIKLVGVEAVLAKSFARIFYRNAINIGLPAVICDTSLIEDGDTLSLDLSAGVVVNHTKGLEIRFPPLPDTMKKILEVGGLIPYIKRFGDLQL; from the coding sequence TTGGCTGGTAGGGCGTGGAAGTTTGGGGATAATATAACCACAGATCATATAGCGCCTGGTAGATACTTCCATCTCCGCTCCAATTTAGAGGAGTTGGCTAAGCACGTGCTTGAGGATGCTAGGCCAGAGTTCCCCTTAAATGTGAAGAAGGGTGACTTCGTGGTTGCTGGTGTCAACTTCGGATCAGGCTCGAGCCGAGAGCACGCCCCCACTATAATAAAGCTTGTGGGTGTAGAGGCAGTGCTGGCTAAATCTTTCGCTAGAATCTTCTACAGAAACGCCATTAACATAGGTCTGCCTGCTGTGATCTGTGACACTTCTCTGATAGAGGATGGGGACACCCTGTCACTAGACCTTTCAGCAGGAGTAGTGGTTAACCACACAAAAGGTTTGGAGATTCGCTTCCCACCTTTGCCCGATACTATGAAGAAGATTTTAGAAGTAGGTGGGCTGATACCTTATATAAAGCGGTTCGGAGATCTGCAGCTCTAA
- a CDS encoding transcription factor S, whose product MKFCPKCGTKLRYRQVKTEGKSEPALACDKCGYWEPIAKSTTKPVLKEAEGEGVIKVVGDEEREIKTMPTTTIECPRCHNNEAYWWFLQTRGRDEPTTQFYRCTKCEYTWRLYA is encoded by the coding sequence ATGAAGTTCTGCCCTAAGTGTGGAACGAAGCTAAGGTATAGGCAGGTGAAGACCGAGGGGAAGAGCGAACCCGCTTTAGCGTGTGATAAATGTGGCTACTGGGAGCCTATAGCGAAGAGTACCACAAAACCAGTGCTAAAGGAGGCAGAAGGTGAAGGGGTGATTAAGGTCGTTGGGGATGAGGAGAGGGAGATCAAGACGATGCCCACCACAACGATAGAGTGTCCCAGATGCCACAATAATGAAGCGTACTGGTGGTTTCTGCAAACGAGAGGTAGAGATGAGCCTACCACACAGTTTTACCGATGCACGAAGTGTGAATATACTTGGAGGCTCTACGCTTAG
- a CDS encoding NADH-quinone oxidoreductase subunit A, translating into MRGMGSDLLLILYTAGFAVAASVPMLIIPLIIAPKKPNKPKETQYECGQIPSGAGKLSLMMQYYAYLLMFVAFDVMSMFLFAWGTSISNAGLGGLLAVILFIGILLIPLAFTLYHAARRELW; encoded by the coding sequence TTGAGGGGCATGGGCTCGGATCTACTATTAATTTTATACACCGCTGGTTTTGCGGTTGCAGCTTCTGTGCCTATGCTTATCATACCATTAATAATCGCACCTAAGAAACCCAATAAGCCAAAAGAAACGCAGTACGAATGCGGTCAGATACCAAGCGGCGCAGGTAAGCTCTCATTAATGATGCAGTACTACGCTTACCTACTTATGTTCGTTGCCTTCGACGTGATGTCTATGTTTCTCTTCGCCTGGGGTACCTCCATATCTAACGCTGGGCTAGGTGGGCTCTTAGCTGTAATCCTGTTTATCGGCATTTTGCTGATCCCATTAGCCTTTACGCTTTATCATGCAGCGAGGCGTGAGCTATGGTGA
- the nuoH gene encoding NADH-quinone oxidoreductase subunit NuoH, whose protein sequence is MPMIRTLIGFLIRIVVLVLVILVLGLILISAAYYLIGPSLPITPSMLINPQEALAFTFALMDTDFFRIVVFPGFTFVALYAAIAGLWERKLLAKMQLRVGPLYAGKFEGILQPIADVMKLLSKELVIPKVVDRFFFILAPILTVTIATAAVAVIPVTERWVIARSDVGVLVIFAVLAFFPLTALMAAWSSNSRYPMLGGLRALHQMVAYEIPLILSVLTPVVLTGSLNLLDIVEKQSSLWFILLAPISALTFYICSLAELERIPFDLPEAEPELVSGWLTEYGGMNFGLILGIAVYIKLYVLSALFTLLFLGGWLGPQPLPPDFWFIFKAFIVTTFLLIPRGVFPRLRIDLLLKQSWARYFILALINLVIAAAVVLGGFKP, encoded by the coding sequence ATGCCCATGATCAGAACCCTCATAGGATTCTTAATTAGAATAGTGGTTTTGGTATTAGTCATCCTGGTCTTAGGATTAATTCTGATTTCAGCAGCGTACTACTTGATTGGTCCAAGCTTACCTATTACGCCCTCTATGCTGATCAACCCTCAGGAAGCATTAGCCTTCACATTCGCGCTTATGGATACAGACTTTTTTAGAATAGTGGTCTTCCCTGGGTTTACGTTTGTAGCGCTCTATGCTGCTATAGCTGGTTTATGGGAGAGGAAGCTCTTGGCTAAGATGCAGCTACGGGTAGGCCCCTTGTATGCGGGTAAGTTCGAGGGTATTCTTCAGCCTATCGCAGATGTGATGAAGCTTCTCTCTAAAGAGCTGGTTATCCCTAAGGTGGTTGACCGATTCTTCTTTATCCTCGCACCAATACTAACTGTGACGATCGCTACAGCTGCTGTTGCTGTTATACCCGTTACTGAAAGGTGGGTGATCGCCCGGTCTGATGTCGGTGTTTTAGTTATCTTCGCTGTGCTCGCTTTCTTTCCTCTAACTGCTTTGATGGCTGCTTGGTCCTCTAACAGCAGGTATCCAATGCTCGGAGGGCTAAGAGCGTTGCACCAGATGGTTGCGTATGAGATTCCCCTCATACTCTCTGTACTTACACCTGTAGTACTCACCGGCTCGCTGAACCTACTCGATATCGTGGAGAAGCAGTCGAGCCTCTGGTTCATTCTGCTAGCCCCGATCTCCGCTTTGACCTTCTACATCTGCTCTTTGGCTGAGCTCGAGCGGATACCTTTTGATCTACCTGAAGCCGAGCCTGAGCTGGTTTCAGGTTGGTTGACCGAATATGGTGGTATGAACTTCGGGTTGATATTGGGTATAGCGGTCTACATAAAACTCTATGTACTCTCAGCTCTCTTTACCCTACTCTTCTTAGGTGGTTGGTTAGGTCCTCAGCCTCTACCACCAGACTTCTGGTTCATATTTAAAGCATTCATCGTCACAACCTTCCTACTCATACCCAGAGGTGTCTTCCCGAGGCTAAGAATAGATCTACTGCTGAAGCAGAGTTGGGCGAGATACTTCATACTCGCCCTCATAAATCTGGTTATAGCAGCAGCCGTCGTCTTAGGAGGATTCAAACCATAG
- a CDS encoding NADH-quinone oxidoreductase subunit J gives MIDVAFALLAIITVISAILALEAKEVVYGAIALSLSFVGIAGFFALLDAVFLAMFQLTVYVGAIAVLILFTVMLVRREQWLKAKEGVHSVLGVLVAIIVALGLGYLVYASTITHVTSSVEQAPFTLIGSQILSEYWFAFITLALVLASAVIGAVVLAKLERD, from the coding sequence TTGATTGATGTCGCCTTCGCTCTGCTTGCCATAATAACCGTAATATCAGCCATACTAGCTTTAGAGGCCAAGGAGGTCGTTTACGGCGCCATAGCGCTATCCCTCTCTTTTGTTGGGATTGCAGGCTTCTTCGCGCTTCTTGACGCGGTCTTCTTAGCGATGTTTCAGCTTACAGTATATGTTGGGGCGATCGCTGTACTTATTCTCTTTACAGTTATGCTTGTGCGGAGAGAGCAGTGGCTTAAGGCTAAGGAGGGTGTGCATAGTGTGCTCGGTGTGTTAGTTGCCATCATAGTCGCCCTGGGCTTGGGCTACTTGGTCTACGCATCGACGATAACACACGTCACCTCATCTGTTGAGCAAGCACCCTTTACGCTCATAGGTTCGCAGATCCTATCAGAATATTGGTTCGCCTTCATCACCTTAGCTCTCGTCTTAGCCTCTGCTGTGATCGGTGCTGTGGTCTTGGCTAAGCTGGAGAGGGATTGA
- the nuoK gene encoding NADH-quinone oxidoreductase subunit NuoK → MEPLVNYLFVSAALFAIGVYGLVTKKNALRMLFAVEILINAANLNFVAFTRYLHPTTVTGQSLAMFSIALAAAEAAVGLAIILAVFRLRKDVDVSEIKGLRG, encoded by the coding sequence TTGGAGCCGCTTGTGAACTACTTGTTCGTCTCCGCTGCGCTCTTTGCTATAGGCGTCTATGGTCTGGTTACTAAGAAGAATGCGTTGAGGATGCTCTTCGCGGTCGAGATTCTAATAAACGCGGCCAACCTAAACTTCGTAGCCTTTACACGCTACCTTCACCCCACCACGGTCACTGGGCAATCGTTGGCTATGTTCTCCATAGCTTTGGCTGCAGCTGAAGCTGCTGTCGGGTTGGCGATAATCTTAGCGGTCTTTAGGTTGAGGAAGGATGTTGATGTGTCGGAAATTAAGGGGTTGAGGGGGTAG